One stretch of Acidobacteriota bacterium DNA includes these proteins:
- a CDS encoding CPBP family intramembrane metalloprotease, giving the protein MDAPERGLGPDRPAADPDTGPEPDSAVPAPLQTAPGRVVPSLAEVILCSGFPTQLVLSALLTAAGFAALSPTGDPSFGYIVALTLLDVVVVLVLVTTFLHARNESVRELVLGARPPQREAALGVLLTPPIVVGAVGALLLIGWLAPGLRNVPDNPLGAMLSTPGRALFFALVVVLAGGLREELQRAFILRRFDQHLGGGWIGLVVFSIAFGLGHAIQGWDTVIVTGALGALWGALYLLRGSAVAAMVSHAGFNLTQIALAVAGTQAG; this is encoded by the coding sequence ATGGACGCTCCGGAGCGCGGGCTCGGCCCCGACCGACCGGCCGCCGATCCCGACACGGGTCCCGAACCGGATTCGGCCGTTCCCGCACCCCTGCAAACTGCCCCCGGCCGCGTCGTGCCGTCGCTGGCCGAAGTGATCCTCTGCTCCGGGTTTCCGACCCAGCTCGTTCTCTCGGCCTTGCTGACCGCGGCCGGATTCGCGGCGCTCTCGCCGACCGGCGACCCGTCGTTCGGCTACATCGTCGCGCTCACGCTGCTGGACGTGGTCGTAGTGCTCGTCCTCGTCACGACCTTCCTGCACGCGCGGAACGAGTCGGTCCGCGAACTGGTGCTCGGCGCTCGTCCCCCGCAACGCGAGGCGGCGCTCGGCGTGCTGCTCACGCCGCCGATCGTCGTGGGCGCGGTCGGCGCGCTGCTGCTGATCGGATGGCTGGCGCCCGGACTGCGCAACGTGCCCGACAATCCGCTCGGCGCCATGCTCTCCACGCCGGGACGTGCGCTGTTCTTCGCCCTGGTCGTCGTTCTGGCCGGCGGACTGCGCGAAGAACTGCAGCGGGCGTTCATCCTGCGCCGCTTCGATCAGCATCTCGGCGGCGGCTGGATCGGCCTCGTCGTCTTCAGCATCGCCTTCGGCCTCGGCCACGCCATCCAGGGCTGGGACACGGTCATCGTGACCGGTGCGCTCGGCGCCCTCTGGGGCGCGCTCTATCTCCTGCGCGGCAGCGCGGTCGCCGCCATGGTGAGCCATGCCGGCTTCAACCTCACGCAGATAGCACTGGCCGTCGCCGGAACCCAGGCCGGCTGA
- a CDS encoding BamA/TamA family outer membrane protein: MRGWAFCLLAVLCWPGAPAQAARDVDRYVGLNVVEVRLTADGRPFDDPAARELVETRPGEPLSMREVRETLAHLFSLGLFRGVEVDASDRRGGVALVYDLRSLETVNRVEFSGVRGVPEEWLRRFVSQRHGTSFPAGDAAAVEDTVRRAYAERGFFTARVRPEIAGPLARRVLRMAIEAGPRARVRRWHITGESPVFHDTIRTRLGLRNPRTPYDGVEIVQRLGDYEGDLRRRGYYEARLSHEIERLSDVDVDVRLAIRRGPRVEVTFEGDEVPGARLADLVPIAREASVDEDLLEDADQRIAGHLQALGYGDAAVTHTRDGDEDRLSIVFRVTRGPLYRVRAVAVRGNQAVADDRVRSILGVTTGAPLVVREIDAGLAAIEEHYNRLGFATVRAVRSFSGTGGRGEDGEVEQRVEIAIDEGLRTIIGEVAFDGASAQSSAVLQQVVDVRPGDAYYGPQIERYRDALLESYLNEGYEQAQVMLDARFADDLSTVDLVFRMVEGPQVLVDHVLIVGNRTVDSATIRREVTLAPGAPLGLDDVAETRRRLNALGMFRRIDIREFSHGRSDRRDVIIEVEEAAATRLAYGGGFELSQRLRREVRAAGSRAIERIEFAPRGSFEIGRRNLWGRNRSIDLFTRVSVRRKNDPPLLAPVETGGAFGFNEYRVLATYREPRAIRRDWDVQMSGFVEQAIRPGFDLFSRGVAAQVTRSSGVATGTSIGYRLGNNDTSNRELNREDEDIVDRLFPNVRLSSFSASRVYDTRDDPVEPARGSLVTLESEVAARTIGSEVGFSKSFVSGSVYRRMPGVPRIVLAAGARLGVAWGFPRALDAREDAPEGRVAAAGSLALPISERFFAGGNATVRGFALDRLGNPRTETGGTIDQAGFPQGGNAVIIFNSELRIRVTPAIGLVTFVDAGNVYDRVEHVSLGRIRSGAGFGVRYNSPVGPLGFDIGFKLGERHFFGDETSPQQEQLMALHFSFGQAF; this comes from the coding sequence ATGCGTGGATGGGCGTTCTGCCTGCTCGCGGTTCTCTGCTGGCCGGGCGCACCCGCGCAGGCCGCGCGCGACGTGGACCGGTACGTCGGACTGAACGTCGTCGAGGTGCGGTTGACGGCGGACGGCCGGCCGTTCGACGATCCGGCCGCCCGTGAACTCGTCGAGACGCGGCCGGGCGAGCCGCTGTCGATGCGGGAGGTCCGCGAGACCCTGGCGCACCTCTTCAGTCTCGGCCTCTTCAGGGGCGTCGAGGTGGACGCCAGCGACAGGCGTGGCGGGGTCGCGCTGGTCTACGACCTGCGGTCGCTCGAAACCGTGAACCGGGTCGAGTTCAGCGGCGTGCGCGGCGTGCCGGAGGAGTGGCTGCGCCGCTTCGTTTCCCAGCGCCACGGGACGAGTTTCCCGGCCGGCGATGCCGCCGCGGTCGAGGACACCGTGCGACGTGCGTACGCCGAGCGCGGTTTCTTCACCGCACGCGTGCGCCCCGAGATTGCCGGGCCCCTTGCGAGGCGTGTTCTGCGGATGGCGATCGAGGCCGGTCCGCGGGCCCGCGTCCGACGCTGGCACATCACCGGCGAGTCGCCGGTGTTCCACGACACGATCCGCACCCGGCTCGGTCTTCGCAATCCCCGTACGCCCTACGACGGGGTCGAGATAGTGCAGCGGCTCGGCGACTACGAGGGCGACCTGCGGCGGCGCGGCTACTACGAGGCCCGGCTGTCGCACGAGATCGAGCGGCTGAGCGACGTCGATGTCGACGTGCGGCTCGCCATTCGGCGCGGGCCGCGGGTCGAGGTGACGTTCGAGGGCGACGAAGTGCCGGGGGCGCGGCTGGCCGACCTGGTGCCGATCGCCCGCGAGGCGAGCGTCGACGAAGACCTTCTCGAAGACGCGGACCAGCGCATTGCCGGGCACCTGCAGGCGCTCGGCTATGGCGACGCCGCGGTGACCCACACGCGTGACGGCGACGAGGATCGGCTCTCCATCGTCTTTCGCGTGACGCGCGGCCCGCTGTATCGCGTCCGCGCGGTCGCCGTGCGCGGGAATCAGGCGGTTGCGGACGACCGGGTCCGCTCCATCCTCGGCGTGACCACCGGCGCGCCCCTCGTCGTCCGGGAGATCGATGCGGGTCTGGCCGCCATCGAGGAGCACTACAACCGTCTCGGCTTCGCCACGGTGAGGGCCGTCCGCTCCTTCAGCGGCACGGGTGGGCGCGGCGAGGACGGAGAAGTGGAGCAACGCGTCGAGATCGCGATCGACGAAGGGTTGCGGACGATCATCGGGGAGGTGGCGTTCGACGGCGCGTCGGCCCAATCCTCCGCGGTCCTGCAGCAGGTGGTCGATGTGCGCCCCGGCGACGCGTACTACGGACCCCAGATCGAGCGTTATCGCGACGCCCTCCTGGAGTCCTATCTGAACGAGGGATACGAGCAGGCGCAGGTGATGCTGGATGCGCGGTTCGCCGACGATCTGAGCACGGTCGATCTCGTCTTCCGGATGGTCGAGGGCCCGCAGGTGCTGGTCGACCACGTGCTGATCGTGGGCAACCGGACGGTCGACAGCGCCACCATTCGCCGCGAGGTGACCCTGGCTCCGGGGGCCCCGCTCGGGCTCGACGACGTTGCGGAGACGCGCCGCCGCCTCAACGCGCTCGGCATGTTCCGGCGGATCGACATCCGCGAATTCAGTCACGGCCGCTCCGATCGGCGGGACGTGATCATCGAGGTCGAGGAGGCGGCGGCGACCCGGCTCGCCTACGGGGGCGGGTTCGAGCTGTCGCAGCGGCTCCGGCGGGAGGTCCGGGCGGCGGGCAGCCGGGCGATCGAGCGGATCGAGTTCGCGCCGCGCGGCTCGTTCGAGATCGGCCGCCGCAATCTGTGGGGCAGGAATCGCTCGATAGACCTGTTCACGCGCGTCAGCGTCCGTCGCAAGAACGACCCGCCTCTGCTCGCGCCGGTGGAGACGGGCGGCGCGTTCGGGTTCAACGAGTATCGCGTGCTCGCCACCTATCGCGAACCACGGGCGATCCGGCGCGACTGGGACGTGCAGATGTCGGGTTTCGTCGAGCAGGCGATCCGCCCCGGTTTCGATCTCTTCAGCCGGGGCGTGGCGGCGCAGGTGACGCGTTCGTCGGGCGTGGCGACGGGCACCTCCATCGGATACCGTCTCGGCAACAACGACACGTCCAACCGCGAGTTGAACCGCGAGGACGAGGACATCGTCGACCGGCTGTTTCCCAACGTGCGCCTGTCGTCGTTCAGCGCGAGTCGGGTGTACGACACCCGCGACGATCCCGTCGAGCCGGCCCGTGGATCCCTGGTGACGCTCGAGTCCGAGGTGGCCGCGCGCACGATAGGCTCCGAGGTCGGCTTCTCGAAGAGCTTTGTTTCCGGGTCGGTGTATCGCAGGATGCCCGGCGTCCCGAGAATCGTTCTGGCGGCCGGCGCGCGTCTGGGCGTGGCCTGGGGATTTCCGCGGGCCCTGGACGCCCGCGAAGACGCCCCGGAGGGACGAGTCGCGGCGGCGGGCTCGCTCGCGCTGCCGATCAGCGAGCGGTTCTTCGCGGGCGGGAACGCCACGGTTCGCGGATTCGCCCTGGACCGTCTCGGCAACCCCCGCACCGAGACCGGGGGCACCATCGACCAGGCCGGCTTCCCGCAGGGCGGCAACGCCGTGATCATCTTCAACAGCGAGTTGCGGATTCGCGTCACGCCGGCGATCGGCCTCGTCACGTTCGTGGACGCGGGGAACGTTTATGATCGAGTGGAGCACGTGAGTCTCGGTCGCATCCGGAGCGGCGCCGGGTTCGGCGTGCGCTACAACTCGCCGGTTGGGCCGCTGGGGTTCGACATCGGCTTCAAGCTCGGCGAGCGGCACTTCTTCGGTGACGAGACGAGCCCGCAACAGGAGCAGCTCATGGCGCTGCACTTCAGCTTCGGGCAGGCGTTCTGA
- a CDS encoding acetyl-CoA carboxylase biotin carboxyl carrier protein subunit: MLLSLVRTGAGAASRQVRCVPTGPNGLTRVHIGNVVVDTVINGRRAAGDAPGGAAGGASRLVAPMPGKVVRVLAAPGDQVEARQPLVVVEAMKMENELGAPRAGTVTEVPVTEGMSVEAGRLLAAIE, encoded by the coding sequence ATGCTGCTGTCGCTGGTGCGGACCGGCGCCGGCGCCGCGAGCCGGCAGGTGCGCTGCGTGCCGACCGGCCCGAACGGATTGACGCGGGTGCACATCGGCAACGTGGTCGTCGATACGGTGATCAACGGCCGGCGAGCGGCCGGGGACGCCCCCGGCGGCGCCGCGGGCGGCGCGTCGCGGCTCGTCGCTCCGATGCCCGGCAAGGTGGTGCGGGTGCTGGCGGCGCCCGGCGACCAGGTCGAGGCCCGCCAGCCGCTGGTGGTCGTCGAGGCCATGAAGATGGAGAACGAGCTGGGCGCCCCGCGGGCCGGCACGGTCACCGAGGTGCCGGTCACCGAAGGCATGTCGGTAGAGGCCGGCCGGTTGTTGGCCGCCATCGAGTGA
- a CDS encoding acetyl-CoA carboxylase biotin carboxylase subunit: MKVLIANRGEIAVRIMRGCREMGLLTVAVYSDCDRLAPHVRYADEAVALEADEPAASYLHVEKIIAAARRTGADAVHPGYGFLAENAGFAQAVADAGLTFIGPPAGVIELMGGKTAAREAAGRAGVPIVPGSGGPLPEGATEAELQEAGDAIGYPIFVKAVAGGGGKGMRLVREPDGLPRAVQGARSEAASAFGDGAVYLERCIERGRHIEVQLLADEHGGVVPFVERECSIQRRHQKVIEETPSPVVHIETRRALASAAARLAAEVGYTNAGTIEFLLDESGNFYFLEMNTRLQVEHPITEMVTGIDLVRWQLRVAQGERLEIDPERALAPDGHAIECRVYAEDPNAGFMPCPGLLETHRPPEGPGIRVDAGVAAGFEVPVHYDSMVAKVIAHAADRRLAIDRMDRALAEYDIGGVPTTVPMFRWLLRHDDFVAARFDTTFLDRVLAGRDGTDFVDPPDDAEELAVIAAALSVTLGRAAVGAGPGAGTAAGGRWKQAARVEGLR; the protein is encoded by the coding sequence ATGAAGGTGCTCATCGCCAACCGCGGCGAGATCGCGGTCCGAATCATGCGCGGGTGCCGCGAGATGGGGCTGCTGACGGTCGCCGTCTATTCCGACTGTGACCGGCTGGCCCCGCACGTCCGCTACGCCGACGAGGCGGTGGCGCTCGAGGCGGACGAGCCGGCCGCCAGCTACCTGCACGTCGAGAAGATCATCGCGGCGGCGCGCCGCACCGGCGCCGACGCAGTGCATCCCGGTTACGGGTTCCTGGCCGAGAACGCCGGGTTCGCCCAGGCCGTCGCCGATGCCGGGCTCACGTTCATAGGCCCGCCGGCCGGGGTCATCGAGTTGATGGGCGGCAAGACCGCGGCGCGCGAGGCGGCTGGACGGGCCGGCGTGCCGATCGTGCCGGGCAGCGGCGGCCCGCTGCCCGAGGGAGCGACCGAGGCCGAGCTGCAGGAGGCGGGCGACGCCATCGGCTATCCGATCTTCGTCAAGGCGGTCGCCGGCGGGGGCGGCAAGGGGATGCGGCTGGTGCGCGAGCCGGACGGGTTGCCGCGCGCGGTGCAGGGCGCGCGGTCCGAGGCCGCGTCGGCGTTCGGCGACGGCGCGGTCTACCTGGAGCGCTGCATCGAGCGGGGCCGGCACATCGAGGTGCAGCTTCTCGCGGACGAGCACGGCGGCGTGGTGCCCTTCGTCGAGCGGGAGTGCTCGATTCAGCGGCGCCATCAGAAGGTGATCGAGGAGACGCCGTCGCCGGTGGTCCACATCGAGACCCGGCGCGCGCTCGCGTCCGCCGCGGCCCGGCTGGCCGCGGAGGTCGGGTACACGAACGCCGGCACCATCGAGTTCCTGCTCGACGAGTCGGGGAACTTTTATTTCCTGGAGATGAACACCCGGCTGCAGGTCGAGCATCCGATCACCGAGATGGTGACCGGCATCGATCTCGTGCGCTGGCAGCTCCGGGTCGCGCAGGGAGAGCGTCTGGAGATCGATCCCGAGCGGGCGCTCGCACCGGACGGCCACGCCATCGAGTGCCGCGTCTATGCCGAGGATCCGAACGCGGGCTTCATGCCGTGTCCCGGACTGCTCGAGACGCATCGTCCGCCCGAGGGTCCCGGCATCCGCGTCGACGCCGGCGTCGCGGCCGGTTTCGAGGTGCCCGTGCACTACGACTCGATGGTGGCCAAGGTGATCGCCCACGCGGCGGATCGCCGTCTGGCCATCGATCGCATGGACCGGGCCCTCGCGGAGTACGACATCGGCGGCGTGCCGACCACCGTTCCGATGTTCCGGTGGCTGCTTCGTCACGACGACTTCGTCGCCGCACGCTTCGACACCACGTTTCTCGACCGCGTGCTGGCCGGAAGGGACGGAACCGATTTCGTCGACCCGCCGGACGACGCCGAGGAGCTCGCCGTCATCGCCGCGGCGTTGTCCGTGACGCTGGGGCGCGCGGCAGTCGGGGCCGGCCCCGGCGCGGGTACGGCGGCCGGCGGGCGCTGGAAGCAGGCGGCGCGGGTCGAGGGACTACGATAG
- a CDS encoding methylmalonyl-CoA carboxyltransferase, which produces MDRLDTLADYERRAEAGGGEARQRRQHDAGKLTARERIDLFFDPGTFREVDKLVTHRCRDFGMETQLVPGDGVVAGHGEVEGRLVYAFAQDFTVFGGSLSETNAAKIVKIMDLAMKNGAPVVGLNDSGGARIQEGVASLAGYADIFLRNTLASGVIPQLSAIMGPCAGGAVYSPAITDFTVMVEGTSYMFVTGPDVIRTVTHEEVTKDELGGAMTHNAKSGAAHFAVPTDKDCLALLRTLLGYLPSNNLDDPPRVETADPADREDPQLDTLVPESPNQPYDMLDLIRAVGDDGEFLEVHRHFAPNIVVGFARFGGQPVGVVANQPAHLAGALDIDASIKGARFVRFCDAFNLPLVTFEDVPGFLPGTVQEYGGIIKHGAKLLYAFAEATVPKVTVVARKAYGGAYCVMASKHIRTDVNLAWPTAEVAVMGPEGAVNILYKRELDAAEDPDALRASKVREFRDKLANPFVAAGRGFLDEVIAPRTTRPRIVAALRSLDGKRDRNPPKKHGNIPL; this is translated from the coding sequence ATGGACAGACTGGACACGCTGGCGGACTACGAGCGTCGTGCGGAAGCGGGCGGCGGCGAGGCCCGGCAACGGCGGCAGCACGATGCGGGCAAGCTGACCGCCCGCGAGCGGATCGACCTCTTCTTCGATCCCGGCACGTTCCGCGAGGTCGACAAGCTGGTTACCCACCGCTGCCGCGACTTCGGCATGGAGACGCAGCTCGTGCCGGGCGACGGCGTGGTGGCCGGCCACGGCGAGGTCGAGGGGCGCCTCGTCTACGCGTTCGCGCAGGACTTCACGGTGTTCGGCGGGTCGCTGTCGGAAACGAACGCCGCGAAGATCGTCAAGATAATGGATCTGGCGATGAAGAACGGCGCGCCGGTGGTCGGCCTCAACGACTCGGGCGGCGCCCGGATCCAGGAGGGGGTCGCTTCGCTGGCCGGCTACGCCGACATCTTCCTGCGGAACACGCTCGCCTCCGGCGTCATCCCGCAGCTCTCGGCCATCATGGGGCCGTGCGCCGGGGGAGCGGTCTATTCCCCGGCTATCACCGACTTCACGGTGATGGTCGAGGGGACCAGCTACATGTTCGTGACCGGGCCGGACGTGATTCGCACCGTCACCCACGAGGAGGTGACCAAGGACGAGCTCGGCGGGGCGATGACGCACAACGCGAAGAGCGGCGCCGCCCACTTCGCGGTCCCGACCGACAAGGACTGCCTGGCGCTGCTGCGCACGCTGCTCGGCTACCTGCCCTCCAACAATCTCGACGATCCGCCGCGCGTCGAGACGGCCGACCCGGCCGACCGGGAGGATCCGCAGCTCGACACCCTCGTGCCCGAGTCCCCGAACCAGCCCTACGACATGCTGGACCTGATTCGGGCGGTCGGCGACGACGGCGAGTTCCTGGAGGTTCACCGGCACTTCGCACCGAACATCGTGGTCGGCTTCGCGCGGTTCGGGGGGCAGCCGGTCGGCGTGGTGGCGAACCAGCCGGCGCACCTCGCGGGGGCGCTCGACATCGACGCCTCGATCAAGGGCGCCCGGTTCGTCCGCTTCTGCGATGCGTTCAATCTGCCGCTGGTGACGTTCGAGGACGTGCCGGGTTTCCTCCCGGGGACCGTGCAGGAGTACGGCGGCATCATCAAGCACGGGGCGAAGCTGCTCTACGCGTTCGCCGAGGCGACCGTTCCGAAGGTGACGGTGGTCGCCCGCAAGGCCTACGGGGGCGCCTACTGCGTGATGGCGAGCAAGCACATCCGGACCGACGTCAACCTGGCCTGGCCGACCGCGGAGGTCGCGGTCATGGGACCCGAGGGAGCGGTGAACATCCTCTACAAGCGGGAGCTGGACGCGGCAGAGGATCCCGACGCGCTACGCGCGTCGAAGGTGCGGGAGTTCCGCGACAAGCTGGCCAACCCGTTCGTCGCCGCCGGCCGCGGTTTCCTCGACGAGGTCATCGCGCCGCGCACGACCCGCCCGCGCATCGTCGCGGCCCTGCGCAGCCTCGACGGCAAGCGGGACCGGAACCCCCCGAAGAAGCACGGCAACATCCCGCTGTGA
- the fsa gene encoding fructose-6-phosphate aldolase, with protein MKIFVDSANPETVEALVPLHIVDGVTTNPSLLAKEPGDPHETLARICRAVGGPVSAEVVATDADGMIGEGRRLAAIDEHIVVKVPFGKAGVQACAALSGEGIRVNVTLVFSPAQALLAAKVGAAFVSPFVGRIEDIATDGMDLVGRIVEIYENYEFETEVLVASVRGPAHVVEAARMGADVCTCPPKVIDMLFNHPLTDIGLAKFLADWDKAQAVRA; from the coding sequence GTGAAGATCTTCGTGGACAGCGCGAACCCCGAGACCGTCGAGGCCCTGGTCCCGTTGCACATCGTCGACGGCGTGACCACCAACCCGTCGCTGCTGGCGAAGGAGCCGGGCGATCCGCACGAGACCCTCGCGCGGATCTGCCGGGCCGTCGGTGGACCGGTGAGCGCCGAGGTGGTCGCGACGGACGCGGACGGGATGATCGGCGAGGGACGCCGGCTCGCCGCCATCGACGAGCACATCGTGGTCAAGGTGCCGTTCGGCAAGGCCGGCGTCCAGGCGTGCGCGGCGCTCTCCGGCGAGGGAATCCGCGTCAACGTGACGCTGGTCTTCTCGCCCGCGCAGGCGCTGCTGGCGGCCAAGGTCGGCGCGGCGTTCGTCAGCCCGTTCGTCGGCCGCATCGAGGACATCGCGACCGACGGCATGGACCTGGTCGGCCGCATCGTCGAGATCTACGAGAACTACGAGTTCGAGACCGAGGTCCTCGTGGCGAGCGTGCGCGGCCCGGCCCACGTGGTCGAGGCGGCCCGCATGGGCGCGGACGTCTGCACCTGCCCCCCGAAGGTCATCGACATGCTGTTCAATCACCCGCTCACCGACATCGGCTTGGCGAAGTTCCTGGCCGACTGGGACAAGGCGCAGGCCGTCAGGGCCTAG
- a CDS encoding fumarylacetoacetate hydrolase family protein, whose amino-acid sequence MTRVYRIEIDGRAQLVIERDGAWRRLDGDLFGEHRPGDAVEPAGLRVLPPVTPSKIVAVGLNYRDHAKEMGKALPKEPLIFLKPPSAVIGPGSSIVIPPGAGRVDYEAEVGIVIGRTARNVRAAEARDYVLGLTCVNDVTDRDLQKRDVQYTRAKGFDTFAPVGPAIAVGLDWTGLAVGSTVNGDTRQASSTREMIFPPERVVEFVSHVMTLLPGDVIATGTPPGVGPLAPGDRVAITVEGIGELVNDVVAG is encoded by the coding sequence ATGACACGCGTATATCGCATCGAGATCGACGGGCGGGCGCAGCTCGTGATCGAGCGGGACGGCGCCTGGCGCCGGCTCGACGGCGACCTGTTCGGAGAGCATCGGCCCGGTGACGCCGTCGAACCTGCCGGCCTGCGGGTGCTGCCGCCGGTGACGCCGTCGAAGATCGTCGCGGTCGGTCTCAACTACCGGGACCACGCGAAGGAGATGGGCAAGGCGCTGCCGAAAGAGCCGCTCATCTTTCTGAAGCCGCCGTCCGCCGTGATCGGGCCGGGATCGTCGATCGTGATTCCTCCGGGCGCGGGCCGCGTGGACTACGAGGCGGAGGTCGGCATCGTCATCGGGCGTACGGCGCGCAACGTGCGGGCCGCCGAGGCGCGCGACTACGTGCTGGGGCTGACGTGCGTCAACGACGTGACGGATCGGGACCTGCAGAAGCGGGACGTGCAGTACACGCGGGCGAAGGGCTTCGACACGTTCGCGCCGGTCGGCCCGGCCATCGCCGTCGGGCTGGACTGGACGGGGCTGGCCGTCGGCTCGACGGTCAACGGCGACACGCGGCAGGCGTCGAGCACGCGGGAGATGATCTTCCCGCCGGAGCGCGTGGTGGAGTTCGTGAGCCACGTGATGACGCTGCTGCCGGGCGACGTCATCGCGACGGGGACCCCGCCCGGGGTCGGGCCCCTCGCGCCGGGCGATCGGGTGGCGATTACCGTGGAGGGCATCGGCGAGCTCGTCAACGACGTGGTGGCCGGCTGA
- a CDS encoding fibronectin type III domain-containing protein produces MTRFRAALGFVAVLMLGGLLVACGARGAPRPPLIILPDTISAPEATRLGDRVYLEFDAPDSDSDGTTPGDIEWIEVYALTTQPTELGLREEFSEDWLDVATLIAVLPVRLPDDAFSVEPADASSEPEPTLADMLDDVQNRDAATGPVAFFEVVQGEAVTVVERLTPETLVPVTVGDPDEDDEDDEDDETEKVPPMPLVSPPAPEPPIRSYVAFAVSSRNRPGEPSDLVDVPLVVPPLPPGPAAVSYDAGQIEIVWQEPPTFRLPVQAEEVESPILESTPVVEGPEPSAYVVYDVAASGDPDVERPQRLADPDSEASYTDADPTFPETRCYAVRVLDYVPSRRLQNESPEDGLQLLGDASPATCAVLTDTFPPAAPTGLIAVVDTNGISLVWDDNGEGDLAGYVVLRGTPPDATLQPLTVEPLVETAFQDTDVTAGGRYVYRVLALDTAVPPNASPPSEPVTETAR; encoded by the coding sequence GTGACTCGTTTCCGGGCGGCACTCGGGTTCGTCGCCGTACTGATGCTCGGGGGGCTGCTGGTGGCCTGCGGGGCACGGGGCGCTCCGCGCCCGCCGCTGATCATCCTGCCGGACACGATCTCCGCCCCCGAAGCGACCCGCCTGGGCGACCGCGTCTACCTGGAGTTCGATGCGCCGGACAGCGACTCCGACGGCACGACGCCGGGCGACATCGAGTGGATCGAGGTCTACGCGCTGACCACGCAGCCGACCGAGCTGGGGCTGCGCGAGGAATTCTCGGAAGACTGGCTCGATGTCGCGACGCTGATCGCCGTTCTGCCGGTGCGCCTTCCCGACGATGCGTTCTCCGTTGAACCGGCGGACGCTTCTTCCGAGCCCGAGCCCACGCTCGCCGACATGCTCGACGATGTCCAGAACCGCGACGCGGCTACCGGTCCGGTGGCGTTCTTCGAGGTGGTCCAGGGGGAGGCGGTGACCGTGGTCGAGCGCTTGACGCCCGAGACGCTCGTACCGGTGACCGTGGGTGATCCGGACGAGGACGACGAGGACGACGAGGACGACGAGACGGAGAAGGTCCCCCCGATGCCGCTGGTCTCTCCCCCGGCGCCGGAGCCTCCGATTCGTTCCTACGTCGCGTTCGCGGTATCGTCGCGGAACCGGCCGGGCGAACCGTCCGATCTGGTCGATGTGCCGCTCGTCGTCCCGCCGCTGCCCCCGGGGCCGGCCGCGGTGTCGTACGACGCCGGGCAGATCGAGATCGTCTGGCAGGAGCCGCCCACGTTCCGGTTGCCGGTGCAGGCGGAGGAGGTCGAGTCGCCGATTCTCGAGTCGACCCCGGTCGTGGAGGGGCCGGAACCGTCGGCATACGTGGTGTACGACGTGGCGGCATCCGGAGATCCCGACGTCGAGCGCCCGCAACGGCTCGCCGATCCCGATTCCGAAGCGTCCTATACCGACGCCGATCCGACTTTCCCGGAGACCCGCTGCTACGCGGTGCGCGTCCTCGACTACGTCCCCTCGAGGCGTCTGCAGAACGAGTCGCCGGAGGACGGATTGCAACTGCTCGGCGACGCATCGCCGGCGACCTGCGCCGTTCTGACCGACACGTTTCCGCCCGCGGCCCCCACCGGCCTCATCGCGGTGGTCGACACGAACGGCATCAGCCTCGTCTGGGACGACAACGGCGAGGGCGACCTCGCCGGCTACGTGGTCTTGCGCGGAACGCCGCCAGATGCGACACTCCAACCGCTCACGGTCGAGCCGCTCGTCGAGACGGCGTTCCAGGATACCGACGTCACGGCGGGCGGGCGCTACGTCTACCGGGTGCTGGCGCTCGATACCGCGGTCCCGCCGAACGCGAGTCCGCCTTCGGAGCCGGTGACGGAGACAGCCCGTTAG